One genomic window of Erinaceus europaeus chromosome 19, mEriEur2.1, whole genome shotgun sequence includes the following:
- the LOC132534583 gene encoding apolipoprotein R-like isoform X2, protein MAPQPRVLWLLGASALLLCPLVQCDCRVFPHIKHGSSEDVSSFFSFSTVVHYSCEDGYTLVGEAEISCRNAQWSAEAPQCRALCPKPDVANGELSWDKEQYLELETVIVQCGCGYGLLGPQSITCSENGTWSPEVPKCEWKVPTGCEQVLAGQKLLQCLGDPEAARLALEVYKLALEIRRLEEA, encoded by the exons ATGGCCCCCCAGCCTCGAGTGCTCTGGCTCCTTGGGGCCTCAGCCCTGCTGCTCTGCCCTCTTGTGCAGTGTG ACTGCAGAGTGTTTCCCCACATCAAGCACGGCTCCAGCGAGGATGTgagctccttcttttccttcagcACCGTGGTGCACTACAGCTGTGAGGACGGCTACACTCTGGTGGGGGAGGCCGAGATCTCCTGCAGGAACGCACAGTGGTCGGCCGAGGCCCCCCAGTGCAGAG CTCTGTGCCCAAAGCCTGACGTAGCAAATGGAGAGCTTTCCTGGGACAAAGAGCAGTACCTGGAGCTGGAGACCGTCATTGTGCAGTGTGGCTGCGGCTACGGGCTGCTTGGCCCCCAGAGCATCACCTGCTCGGAGAATGGAACCTGGTCCCCGGAGGTGCCCAAGTGTGAGTGG AAAGTGCCCACGGGCTGCGAGCAGGTGCTGGCCGGCCAGAAGCTCCTGCAGTGTCTCGGGGACCCCGAGGCGGCCAGGCTGGCCCTGGAGGTGTACAAGCTGGCCCTGGAGATCCGGCGGCTGGAGGAAGCCTAG
- the LOC132534583 gene encoding apolipoprotein R-like isoform X1, whose translation MAPQPRVLWLLGASALLLCPLVQCGESALRTDNPRPPLPPDCRVFPHIKHGSSEDVSSFFSFSTVVHYSCEDGYTLVGEAEISCRNAQWSAEAPQCRALCPKPDVANGELSWDKEQYLELETVIVQCGCGYGLLGPQSITCSENGTWSPEVPKCEWKVPTGCEQVLAGQKLLQCLGDPEAARLALEVYKLALEIRRLEEA comes from the exons ATGGCCCCCCAGCCTCGAGTGCTCTGGCTCCTTGGGGCCTCAGCCCTGCTGCTCTGCCCTCTTGTGCAGTGTG GTGAGAGCGCTCTGAGGACTGATAACCCTCGCCCTCCGCTGCCCCCAGACTGCAGAGTGTTTCCCCACATCAAGCACGGCTCCAGCGAGGATGTgagctccttcttttccttcagcACCGTGGTGCACTACAGCTGTGAGGACGGCTACACTCTGGTGGGGGAGGCCGAGATCTCCTGCAGGAACGCACAGTGGTCGGCCGAGGCCCCCCAGTGCAGAG CTCTGTGCCCAAAGCCTGACGTAGCAAATGGAGAGCTTTCCTGGGACAAAGAGCAGTACCTGGAGCTGGAGACCGTCATTGTGCAGTGTGGCTGCGGCTACGGGCTGCTTGGCCCCCAGAGCATCACCTGCTCGGAGAATGGAACCTGGTCCCCGGAGGTGCCCAAGTGTGAGTGG AAAGTGCCCACGGGCTGCGAGCAGGTGCTGGCCGGCCAGAAGCTCCTGCAGTGTCTCGGGGACCCCGAGGCGGCCAGGCTGGCCCTGGAGGTGTACAAGCTGGCCCTGGAGATCCGGCGGCTGGAGGAAGCCTAG